In Brassica rapa cultivar Chiifu-401-42 unplaced genomic scaffold, CAAS_Brap_v3.01 Scaffold0495, whole genome shotgun sequence, the genomic window gagctttttttaaataaaaaaattcaggaAGGATTTGTTTAGTTTCAGGAATTATATAGTAACAAATTAGATAATGTTTGCCTTTTTTTTGCAGCACATTGATGGAGCCTTTGCAATGCTAAATTGCAGAAGAAATGAGAATGCTGCTTGGTTCCACAACTACAAGATTCCAAAGGCGTGCTTCCTACCTATGGAGTTCTTGCATTGCTTGCTCTCTGATGATTTGGcttacaagaaagaaaaggtCAAAGGTAAAAAGATTTTCAACGATTTATTTAAAGATACTGTGAGAGGGAAGGTATATCCAGAGAAGACATGGggagaagatgttgatgttgtGTATGGGATTACTCTTGGAAAAAAAAGCAATGTCTGGATTGGGATGGAAattcatttgaagaagaaaagaatcacagtatatgattgttttcaaaaggaaagcaaCAGCATTGATATTCCTCAAGTGAAAAAGTTGGCAGGTATGTATAAACAATTTGTATTTGATGTATTCAACTGTTTCTTGGTTTGAAATATTCAACTGATTCTATcttgatattgatttttaaatatgacaGTGTTGATTTCTAATCTGCTGGTGGAATCTTCTGGTGATGAGGTAGATAAAGTGAAGATGATTCCATTTGAGATTGAGCAGGCACAAGGTTTACCCAAGACAAAACATCCTTTCAACTGTGGGATATTTCTTGTCAAGATTCTGGAGTGCCAGTCATTGAAGATAGGAGACATGACAAAGATTAATGATGACAATGCATTGGAGCTAAGGAGAACCTTGTCTTGTGAGATCTTCAACCAATTTGTGGATGAGAACTTTGGGAAATGAGAATGAtgcatgaaaacattttttgttttagttaagactcggttttagttatgactgtttattttgttatgttgtTGGCGTCTGATTACATAAGAAAGATTGGAAGGATATCAAGTATTTTTTTGGGTATCATATATCTTGGAAGGTTAAAATAATGTTTCTggatgggtttccagaaaaaaagttaagtgtttcaaatgtaaaaaagaatgaaatgagATTATATACTAAGGATTGGACATGTATATGGTAAGCTTAAAATTGTGATGTTTACAgacaacaaaaatttagaaCCACAAAGGATCGAACCCAGAGGGAGAGAGTTTGCGTATTTGGATAGTGTGGGAGTTTAGCCACTAGGCCAAGAAGAATCATCTGTTAATggattacatttaattttatttaactccaaactgtaacacaaaaaaaaattaaaattgattttgaatccaccacatATCGAACCCGGGGATAGAGAGACTTTTGAGTTATGAAATGCCTTGGTTTAACCGCTggtctgaggagaatcatctgttaaagaatattacataagcatacttaaaccaattaatataggataggtttccaaaacaatacatttcgattgaaaaaagacaaaactctTGCCGTCTCAACACTCTCGCCGTTTCAAACTTCTCGAATCTCACTCGTCTCCGCCTCTcgaatctctctctcatctccatATCTCTCGATCTCCGACGAAAACCCATctccagaactctctctctctctctcgatcttttACGCGAGCTCTCTCTATTCTCCGAGAAAAACCATTTCTAGAGCTCTATCTCTTTAAGGTATGTTGCAGATTCAAccttatgtgtgttttctttctgaGAGATTGGTCTCCTGGTTTTTGCTTGTGTATAGACTTGCTCGTTTTAACCTAATATGATTGGTAGAATTCTAGTTCATGTGAAAGCATGTGTATAGACTCAGGAAGGATTTGTATTGTTTCAGGAAACCCTTCCTGAAAATtggattttaattaatttagacaaataatttttttcttgtttacgcaggatagaaacaagatgggAGATCCATTACCATTAAGACTAGCACTGCCTGAGCTGAGGTATCCGATTGGATCAGAGCCAGAGAAGACGATATCGATAAACCAACACTCGATAGTTGCTTATATCAAAATTGTTAAGGAAATTCTAGGAAATGATGAGTTCAACAGAATAAGAGGGACGTTTTTGGGACCGGTGATCAAGCTTGGAGAGAGGTCTTTGAAATTATCAGCTAAGATAGTGCACGCAGTTCTCACCAAAAGCATCAAGACAGTGAAGAGACACAAAGCATGGTTCCATTTTGGTGCTCAGCCAATGaggttctctataagagaattCCACATGGTGACTGGTTTGAAATGTAGTGGTGAAGCAAGAGAACCACGAGAGGAAACCGAGAAATTTAAGTGGGACTTCCTAAAAGGGCGTACTCATACAGTAAAGGACGTGGAGAAGcagctcagaaacacaagagaagatgcttctgatGAGAGATTCTGCCTTGCAATGCTCCTCCTGATTGAGAGCATACTACTACAGAAGAGCCTTCTCGACGGTGGCACAACTTTTACTTTGGATTATGTGAAAATAGCGCAGGATATGGATGTCTTGATGACATACCCATGGGGGAGAACAGCTTATAATTTGCTGTTAAAATCACTTCAGAGAGCTGTCGACAAAAGCCTCgacaaaaacaattatgattTGCAAGGATTCCCTATGGCATTTCTTATATGGATACTTGAGTCAGTACCTTTGCTACAGTATGCATTCAGTCAAGTTGTTCCTATTCTGAGCGTTCAACCGTCTACCCCAATATTTTTGTGTGAGAAGTACCTTCAAATAGCTTCTCCACAGCTGATAGATGTTCTCCTAATTGAAATCAAAGATCATGTaagtttttacattatttttttcttgtttctgttttgccttatgattctccatttaaaagctaattatttttatggtttcaGCTTAAGGTCACATGCATCCTACCTCCTATTTCTAATGATCCAGAAGCTGATGTTTGCATGGAAGACGAAGCTAATAAAGATCTGGATGACATGGCCGATTTATCCAAGAGAggttataagtttaaaattagagATTGGCGAAACATGTCAGTAGACCTATACGGTGCTAATGAACAAATAAGAAGAGCATCTTCACTGTTTGGGAATGGAGGGATGAgt contains:
- the LOC117130484 gene encoding uncharacterized protein LOC117130484, coding for MGDPLPLRLALPELRYPIGSEPEKTISINQHSIVAYIKIVKEILGNDEFNRIRGTFLGPVIKLGERSLKLSAKIVHAVLTKSIKTVKRHKAWFHFGAQPMRFSIREFHMVTGLKCSGEAREPREETEKFKWDFLKGRTHTVKDVEKQLRNTREDASDERFCLAMLLLIESILLQKSLLDGGTTFTLDYVKIAQDMDVLMTYPWGRTAYNLLLKSLQRAVDKSLDKNNYDLQGFPMAFLIWILESVPLLQYAFSQVVPILSVQPSTPIFLCEKYLQIASPQLIDVLLIEIKDHVSFYIIFFLFLFCLMILHLKANYFYGFSLRSHASYLLFLMIQKLMFAWKTKLIKIWMTWPIYPREVISLKLEIGETCQ